In Neorhizobium sp. NCHU2750, a single genomic region encodes these proteins:
- a CDS encoding iron ABC transporter permease, which produces MPLIRAREGDRTGQSVIVLVLLALLLVAACLISLHAGPTGVGLFDLWDYLTGHGDRLTTQERVILEAVRLPRTALGLLVGAGLAVSGAMMQGLFRNPLADPGIVGVTSGAGLFAVLAIAWGNAALAPLAMLLGGQFLPLMAFFGGLINTWLLYMIATRDGRTSTTALILCGIAIGALTGALMGLLITTVDDRQLRDITFWSLGSLGGATYGRVLSILPFIAVVLAIIPFVARGLDALVLGDAAAFHMGIPVQRLKRIVIIAVAAACGSTVAVAGSIGFVGIVVPHLLRIAMGPSHRFLLPGSALGGGALLLIADSVARTVAAPAELPIGVVTALFGAPVFLFLLIGKNGIGARDLP; this is translated from the coding sequence ATGCCGCTCATCAGAGCGCGTGAGGGAGACCGGACCGGGCAGAGCGTCATCGTGCTCGTCCTGCTTGCGCTCCTGCTTGTGGCCGCCTGTCTGATCTCCCTGCATGCCGGGCCGACCGGTGTCGGGCTTTTCGACCTGTGGGACTATCTGACCGGACACGGCGACCGGCTGACGACGCAGGAACGGGTCATTCTCGAGGCGGTTCGCCTGCCGCGCACGGCGCTCGGGCTTCTGGTCGGGGCAGGGCTTGCCGTATCGGGTGCGATGATGCAGGGCCTGTTCCGCAATCCGCTGGCCGATCCCGGCATTGTCGGGGTAACGTCCGGTGCCGGGCTTTTCGCAGTCCTTGCCATCGCCTGGGGCAATGCGGCTCTGGCTCCGCTCGCCATGCTGCTCGGCGGCCAGTTTCTGCCGCTGATGGCGTTTTTCGGCGGGCTGATCAATACATGGCTTCTCTACATGATCGCCACCCGTGACGGGCGGACGTCGACGACGGCGCTGATCCTGTGCGGCATTGCCATAGGTGCATTGACGGGGGCGCTGATGGGTCTGCTGATCACCACGGTTGATGACCGGCAGTTGCGCGATATCACCTTCTGGAGCCTCGGTTCGCTCGGTGGTGCGACCTATGGGCGGGTGCTGTCGATCCTGCCCTTCATCGCGGTGGTGCTTGCGATCATTCCCTTCGTCGCGCGCGGGCTCGATGCTCTGGTGCTCGGCGATGCGGCGGCCTTCCATATGGGCATTCCGGTGCAGCGGCTGAAGCGCATCGTCATCATCGCGGTCGCTGCGGCCTGCGGCTCGACGGTTGCGGTCGCGGGCTCGATCGGCTTCGTCGGCATCGTCGTGCCGCATCTTCTGAGGATCGCCATGGGGCCGTCGCACCGCTTCCTGCTGCCCGGTTCGGCGCTTGGTGGCGGGGCACTGCTTCTGATCGCCGACAGTGTGGCGCGCACGGTGGCAGCGCCTGCGGAATTGCCGATCGGCGTCGTCACGGCGCTGTTCGGGGCGCCGGTCTTCCTCTTCCTGCTGATCGGCAAGAACGGTATCGGAGCAAGGGATCTGCCATGA
- a CDS encoding YbaN family protein, whose translation MRYVFLCLGWLFVALGVIGAFLPVMPTTPFLLLAVACFARSSPRLEAWLMNHKTFGPSLRNWRERGAISKRAKIMAISLMSVSYVGFWFGSHPAPWLAILVAACMIGPAIFMLTRPSE comes from the coding sequence CTGCCTCGGCTGGCTGTTCGTCGCGCTCGGCGTCATCGGCGCCTTCCTGCCCGTGATGCCGACGACGCCGTTTCTGCTTCTGGCGGTCGCCTGCTTTGCTAGGTCGTCACCGAGGCTCGAAGCCTGGCTGATGAACCACAAGACCTTCGGCCCGTCACTCAGGAACTGGCGCGAGCGCGGCGCGATTTCGAAGCGGGCGAAGATCATGGCGATCTCACTGATGAGCGTCAGTTATGTCGGCTTCTGGTTCGGCTCGCACCCGGCCCCATGGCTGGCGATCCTCGTCGCAGCCTGCATGATCGGCCCCGCCATCTTCATGCTGACAAGGCCGAGCGAGTAG
- a CDS encoding ABC transporter substrate-binding protein: protein MISSFGFRQIFTVVVVGASLVAGGASAADRGNPEAKRIVSIGGTITEILYDLGAQDRIVARDTTSFYPEQANSKPNVGYMRQLSAEGVLSQKPDLILMEEGSGPPQVLDILKASEVPVVIIPTPPKADKIGQKIRDVGAAVGLADKADALAKKTDDGLKAIEADVAKIPGDKKKVLFVLSVANGRLIAGGADTEAGAIIELAGGVNAAPTVTGYKPMSDEAVIAAAPDAVLTMQAGEHAISPEQMFSLPSMQATPAAANKTLISMDGLLLLGFGPRTPEAARALAAKLYPDAIH, encoded by the coding sequence ATGATTTCCTCGTTCGGGTTCCGGCAAATTTTCACCGTCGTTGTGGTCGGTGCGTCTCTGGTTGCCGGTGGTGCATCGGCTGCCGACAGGGGCAATCCCGAAGCCAAGCGGATCGTTTCCATCGGCGGCACGATCACCGAAATCCTCTACGATCTCGGCGCGCAGGACCGCATCGTGGCGCGCGACACGACGAGCTTCTATCCGGAGCAAGCCAATTCGAAGCCGAATGTCGGCTATATGCGCCAGCTCTCCGCCGAGGGCGTTCTCTCGCAGAAGCCGGACCTGATCCTGATGGAGGAAGGCTCCGGCCCGCCGCAGGTCCTGGATATCCTGAAGGCCAGCGAAGTGCCGGTCGTCATCATTCCGACGCCGCCGAAGGCCGACAAGATCGGCCAGAAGATCCGTGACGTCGGCGCCGCCGTTGGTCTTGCCGACAAGGCCGACGCGCTTGCCAAGAAGACCGACGATGGCCTGAAGGCGATCGAGGCCGATGTGGCGAAAATCCCCGGCGACAAGAAGAAGGTTTTGTTCGTGCTGTCGGTTGCCAATGGCCGGCTGATAGCTGGGGGCGCTGATACCGAAGCCGGCGCGATCATAGAGCTTGCCGGCGGCGTCAACGCGGCGCCGACCGTCACCGGTTACAAGCCGATGTCGGACGAGGCGGTGATTGCCGCCGCTCCCGATGCCGTATTGACCATGCAGGCCGGCGAGCACGCCATTTCGCCGGAGCAGATGTTCTCGCTTCCGTCCATGCAGGCGACCCCGGCTGCGGCCAACAAGACGCTGATCTCGATGGATGGTCTCCTGCTTCTGGGCTTTGGCCCGCGCACGCCGGAAGCGGCCCGTGCGCTTGCAGCCAAGCTCTATCCGGACGCGATCCACTGA
- a CDS encoding antibiotic biosynthesis monooxygenase, whose protein sequence is MYIAMNRFRVVPGFEEAFEAIWNGRKGRLAELPGYVEFHMLKGPKAEDHTLYASHTVWESFEHFQAWTKSEQFRAAHASAGENRGKVEYLSGPQFEGFEVIIHEDKNGARPADAA, encoded by the coding sequence ATGTATATCGCAATGAACCGTTTCCGCGTCGTGCCGGGCTTTGAAGAGGCTTTTGAAGCCATCTGGAACGGCCGCAAGGGCCGGCTGGCGGAGCTTCCGGGCTATGTCGAGTTTCACATGCTGAAAGGTCCGAAGGCTGAGGATCACACGCTCTATGCATCCCACACCGTCTGGGAAAGCTTCGAGCACTTCCAGGCCTGGACCAAGTCGGAACAGTTCCGCGCCGCCCATGCCAGTGCCGGCGAGAACCGCGGCAAGGTCGAATATCTGTCCGGCCCGCAGTTCGAAGGCTTCGAGGTCATCATCCACGAAGACAAGAATGGCGCACGTCCCGCCGATGCGGCCTGA
- a CDS encoding metallophosphoesterase, translated as MAKAPERKQDAGSASRTNGSPDGQKDARQRIAAVGDLHVKEHGSASYKELFTEISQAADILVLTGDLTDLGKPTEAELLAADLRSCSIPIVGVLGNHDYECGHVDEVRAIVKDAGVHLLEGSAIEINGIGFAGVKGFAGGFGRYMLGSFGEPAIKAMVAESVEETMRLENALRQVKSERAMVVLHYAPIQQTVEGEPPEIFPFLGSSRLAETIDRFPVKAVVHGHAHRGTYEGRTPGGAPVYNVASHIEKPTGKAYALLEM; from the coding sequence ATGGCGAAGGCACCCGAAAGGAAGCAGGATGCCGGTTCGGCATCCAGGACAAACGGCAGCCCCGACGGTCAAAAGGATGCCAGGCAGCGCATCGCTGCCGTCGGCGACCTGCATGTGAAGGAGCACGGTTCGGCATCCTACAAGGAGCTTTTCACCGAGATCTCCCAGGCCGCCGACATTCTCGTCCTGACCGGCGACCTCACCGATCTCGGCAAGCCCACCGAGGCGGAATTGCTCGCGGCGGATCTGCGCTCCTGCTCCATTCCGATCGTCGGCGTGCTCGGCAATCATGACTATGAATGCGGCCATGTCGACGAGGTGAGAGCCATCGTCAAGGATGCCGGCGTGCATCTGCTCGAAGGTTCGGCGATCGAGATCAACGGCATCGGCTTTGCCGGGGTGAAGGGCTTTGCCGGTGGTTTCGGCCGCTATATGCTCGGCTCCTTCGGCGAGCCGGCCATCAAGGCGATGGTGGCCGAAAGCGTCGAGGAAACGATGCGGCTCGAAAACGCGCTGAGGCAGGTCAAATCCGAACGCGCCATGGTGGTGCTGCACTACGCCCCCATCCAGCAAACCGTGGAAGGCGAGCCACCGGAAATCTTTCCCTTCCTCGGCTCCTCCCGGCTGGCCGAGACGATCGACCGCTTTCCGGTGAAAGCCGTCGTCCACGGCCACGCCCATCGGGGTACCTACGAAGGCCGAACCCCCGGCGGCGCCCCGGTCTACAACGTCGCCTCCCACATCGAGAAGCCGACGGGAAAGGCCTATGCGCTCTTGGAGATGTGA
- a CDS encoding heme ABC transporter ATP-binding protein: MIVADNVSVVRAGRKLIDSVDIRLEAGQFTVVIGPNGAGKSTLMKVLSGEMKPDSGLVSYYGTNVDLCQPVDLARRRAVLPQATQLAFPFSALEIARMGAVAQGALNPTEEARKALARVGLRGFESRPYPSMSGGEQQRVQFARALAQVPQPVVDGVPRALFLDEPTASLDLGHQISVLETARDFASAGGMVLAILHDLNLAAEFADHLVVLNRGRVVAEGACHETVNDNIIASVYGIAGAVGRVPAAHIPYVLPQSRHR; encoded by the coding sequence ATGATCGTCGCCGACAATGTGAGCGTCGTGCGGGCCGGACGAAAGCTGATCGACAGTGTCGATATCAGGCTTGAAGCGGGCCAGTTCACCGTGGTGATCGGGCCAAACGGCGCCGGCAAGTCGACGCTGATGAAGGTGCTGTCGGGCGAGATGAAGCCGGATAGCGGTCTCGTTTCCTATTACGGCACGAATGTCGATCTCTGCCAGCCGGTCGATCTTGCCAGACGCCGGGCGGTGCTGCCGCAGGCGACGCAGCTGGCCTTTCCCTTCTCGGCGCTCGAAATCGCCCGCATGGGCGCGGTGGCGCAGGGGGCGCTCAACCCGACCGAAGAGGCCCGCAAGGCGCTTGCACGTGTCGGCTTGCGCGGTTTCGAAAGCCGGCCCTATCCATCCATGTCCGGCGGCGAGCAGCAGCGTGTCCAGTTTGCCCGCGCATTGGCGCAGGTGCCGCAGCCGGTGGTCGACGGCGTGCCGCGGGCGCTCTTCCTCGACGAGCCGACGGCGAGCCTCGATCTCGGCCACCAGATCTCGGTGCTGGAGACGGCCCGCGACTTCGCCTCCGCCGGCGGCATGGTTCTCGCCATCCTGCACGACCTCAACCTTGCGGCGGAATTCGCCGATCATCTCGTCGTGCTCAATCGTGGCCGGGTGGTGGCGGAGGGCGCCTGCCACGAGACGGTCAACGACAATATCATCGCTTCGGTCTATGGCATTGCCGGTGCCGTCGGGCGGGTGCCGGCGGCGCATATTCCTTACGTGTTGCCGCAGTCGCGACACCGGTAA
- a CDS encoding DUF3008 family protein — MPAKSKAQQKAAGAALAAKRGEAKKSDLKGASKEMEKSMSESQLEDFASTKHKGKPEHVAHH; from the coding sequence ATGCCGGCAAAGTCGAAGGCACAGCAGAAGGCGGCGGGTGCCGCATTGGCCGCCAAGCGCGGCGAAGCGAAGAAGAGCGACCTCAAGGGCGCTTCGAAGGAGATGGAAAAGTCGATGAGCGAAAGCCAACTCGAAGATTTCGCCTCGACCAAGCACAAGGGCAAGCCGGAACACGTGGCTCACCATTAA
- a CDS encoding nucleotidyltransferase family protein: MEVKAAPTLADADAEAFVSEALEDLVACHIPFLLAGTFAISAYTGISRPTKDLDIFCKAGDYTRILAHFKEKGYEIEVEDDRWLGKIRKGRHFIDVIFAASNGTMPISDSWFENARQIEMNGHKVRIIAPTELIWSKCFVQLRHRYDGGDIVHMILRAHDEIDWQRLLNHMEVHWEVLLIHLLNFRWIYPTERDKVPDWLLDELLDRLKAQRELPLPQMKICRGRMFSRVDFEIDVKEWGFADVGGEGDLRDGIDEETRQGGQ; this comes from the coding sequence ATGGAGGTGAAGGCAGCCCCGACGCTTGCCGATGCAGACGCCGAAGCCTTCGTCTCCGAAGCGCTGGAGGATCTTGTCGCCTGCCACATTCCCTTTCTGCTGGCCGGCACATTCGCCATCAGCGCCTATACCGGCATCAGCCGCCCGACCAAGGATCTCGACATCTTCTGCAAGGCCGGCGACTACACCCGCATCCTCGCCCATTTCAAGGAGAAGGGCTACGAGATCGAGGTGGAGGACGACCGCTGGCTCGGCAAGATCCGTAAGGGCCGCCACTTCATCGACGTCATCTTCGCCGCCTCCAACGGCACGATGCCGATCAGCGACAGCTGGTTCGAAAACGCCCGCCAGATCGAGATGAACGGCCACAAGGTGCGCATCATCGCGCCGACCGAACTGATCTGGTCGAAATGCTTCGTCCAGCTCCGCCATCGCTATGACGGCGGTGATATCGTCCACATGATCCTGCGCGCCCATGACGAGATCGATTGGCAGCGGCTGCTGAACCATATGGAAGTGCACTGGGAAGTGCTGTTGATCCATCTTCTCAACTTCCGCTGGATCTACCCGACCGAGCGCGACAAGGTGCCGGACTGGCTGCTCGATGAACTGCTTGACCGCCTGAAGGCGCAGCGTGAACTGCCCTTGCCGCAGATGAAGATCTGCCGCGGCCGCATGTTCAGCCGTGTCGATTTCGAGATCGACGTCAAGGAATGGGGCTTTGCCGATGTCGGCGGCGAAGGCGACCTGCGCGACGGCATCGACGAGGAAACGCGACAAGGAGGCCAATAA
- the hutX gene encoding heme utilization cystosolic carrier protein HutX — protein MNAVSEITPEPAAGRRDRALAALAEKLDGIVESIAASADVTPAEILEILPEGSAVIASKESFLDIWNELTTWGIVLFLVHTEDVVAEIDGSLPVGSESHGWFNIHGDSPIGGHIKKDNCASVTFVDRAFHGRRSCSIWFMNAKGAPMFKIFVKRDEARELLPEQLAKFEALRARYA, from the coding sequence ATGAACGCAGTGTCCGAAATCACGCCTGAACCGGCTGCCGGCCGCCGCGACCGCGCGCTTGCGGCACTTGCCGAAAAGCTCGATGGCATCGTCGAATCGATCGCCGCTTCTGCCGACGTGACACCCGCCGAAATTCTCGAAATCCTGCCTGAGGGTTCGGCCGTCATCGCATCGAAGGAAAGCTTCCTCGATATCTGGAACGAACTCACCACCTGGGGCATCGTCCTCTTCCTCGTCCACACCGAAGACGTGGTGGCTGAGATCGACGGCAGCCTTCCCGTCGGTTCGGAAAGCCATGGCTGGTTCAACATCCACGGCGACAGCCCGATCGGGGGCCACATCAAGAAGGACAATTGCGCCTCGGTGACCTTCGTCGACCGCGCCTTCCACGGCCGCCGTTCCTGTTCCATTTGGTTCATGAACGCCAAGGGCGCACCGATGTTCAAGATCTTCGTCAAGCGCGACGAGGCCCGTGAGCTTCTGCCCGAACAGCTGGCGAAGTTCGAAGCTCTGCGCGCCCGCTACGCATAA